In the genome of Afipia felis ATCC 53690, the window GTGCGCCGTTGCCGGGGCTTTATCCGATGAGCGCCGACACCAAGGCGCGCTACGAGGCATGGAAGAAAACCCAGAAGTAAGCCTTAAAATCTGCCTTCAGTTTTGGCGCTTGCCGGTCTCTGCCGGCCAGCGCCATCCCACGACATGGGCCTCGACCGGATTGCCCGACTCGCAGTTTTCCCAACCGTTGCCGGCCCAACGGCAGGCAAACGGAAGCTGGTAGGTCCCGCTTTTATCCTCGCACAGGACCTGCACCGGCACGCCTGCAGGCGGCGTGCCTTGTTCGCCAAATTCGGAAAGGCGTTGTGAACGGGTTGCCATGGTTCATCTCCCCGGAAGGGAACGGGAGCGGGCGGCTTCTGTTCCGGAACCGGGATTGTTAAAATTCACAAATGCCCTTTTGTTTCGGAGATCGCCGCAAGCCTTGATTTACGTCTCGGCATCGAGACTACCGGCAGCAACACGGAGAACACCGATGTTTGTGCTGATCCTGGGTTTGTTGGGCGCGAGCGGCCTGTTTTATCTGGCTAGCGCGACGCAGCATTCGGGCTGGACCTTGTCGTATGAGGTCTGCCGGCAGGGTGCAATCTTCTGTGATAACCCCCACTGGATTCTGATCGCCGCCGGTATCGCCATCGCGATCGAGATGGTCCGCAGCATGTCGAGGGCGTGAGCTCCCTGAGCATGGGTGCTCGATCGGCTTCCGGCCTTTCCGGGGCGTGGATTTTGCCGGGCCGTGCGGCACCGGGCTGGTGGATTTCGGGACGGGAACCGGACAATATCGGGCGGCGCGCCAAACCTCGCCGGCGGGCCTTCAGCAACCGGGAACCTGACGTCCGCCGCCATGTCCCTTTCACAAAGTACCTTCCGGCGCTCCTTTCGGCTCGCCCGCCGGTTCGGCTACGCCCGAATCCTGTGCCTCGGTCTGCTGGCGTCTCTCGTCGCGCTGCGCGCCATTGATCCGGTACCGCTTGAAGAATTGCGTCTAAGAGTTTTCGATACCTATCAAATTCTTAAACCCCGCAAGGCTCTCGAACGCCCCATCGTGATCGTCGATCTCGATGAAGCGAGCCTTGCCCGGTTTGGTCAGTGGCCATGGTCGCGCACCCTCGTCGCCGATCTGGTGTCGCGGCTGACGGGGGCGGGTGCCGCCGTGATTGCCTTCGATATCGTGTTCGCTGAACCTGACCGGTTGTCGCCATCTCGCGTGGTGGATAGTTTTCGGAATCTCGACGATGCAATGCGCATGCAACTCAAGAGCTTGCCGGATAATGATCAGGTTCTTGCTGAAGTTTTGCGCCGTTCTCCCGTCGTGCTTGGCGAATCCGGTTTGCCGTATCTGACACCGATGCCCGCCGTCGATCTGCCGCCACTCGGCCTTGCCACGCTTGGCGGCGACCCGTCGCCGTATCTCATGAATTTCCCCGGACGGCTGCGTAACACGCCGGTTCTGGAGCAGGCGGCCCCGGGCCGTGGACTTTTCACGATCCGCACCGAACGTGACGGCATCGTCCGGCGCGTCCCGCTCATCATGATGGCGCAGGGCAACCTGATGCCGTCGCTGACCTTCGACATGTTGCGGATTGCGGCGAATGCGAACACGCTTCTCGTCAAGTCGGACGATGCGGGCGTGAAAAGTGTAGGCGTGCCCGGCTTTGAAATCCCCACCGATCCCAACGGCCAGCTCTGGGTCTATTTCAGCAAGCACGATCAGGCGCGTTACGTCTCTGCGGCGGATGTTCTGGACGGCAAGGGCGGCACCGACGTGTTCTCGCGCAAGCTCGTCATCATTGGCACTTCCGCCGTGGGACTTCTGGATGTCAAAACCACGCCGCTCGACCGCGTGATGCCCGGTGTCGAAATCCACGCGCAGGTGCTGGAAAACGTGTTGACGGATTCGGTCCTGTCGCAGCCGAACTACGCATTCGGCGCGGAAATCGTTGCTGCGATGCTGTTCGGTCTTTTGATCGTCTGGCTTGCGCCGGTGTTGAGCCCCGTCGCGTTGTTGCTGTTGGGCGGTACGGTCGCTGCGATGCTCGCGGGTGCATCCTGGTATCTGT includes:
- a CDS encoding CHASE2 domain-containing protein, which gives rise to MSLSQSTFRRSFRLARRFGYARILCLGLLASLVALRAIDPVPLEELRLRVFDTYQILKPRKALERPIVIVDLDEASLARFGQWPWSRTLVADLVSRLTGAGAAVIAFDIVFAEPDRLSPSRVVDSFRNLDDAMRMQLKSLPDNDQVLAEVLRRSPVVLGESGLPYLTPMPAVDLPPLGLATLGGDPSPYLMNFPGRLRNTPVLEQAAPGRGLFTIRTERDGIVRRVPLIMMAQGNLMPSLTFDMLRIAANANTLLVKSDDAGVKSVGVPGFEIPTDPNGQLWVYFSKHDQARYVSAADVLDGKGGTDVFSRKLVIIGTSAVGLLDVKTTPLDRVMPGVEIHAQVLENVLTDSVLSQPNYAFGAEIVAAMLFGLLIVWLAPVLSPVALLLLGGTVAAMLAGASWYLFAREKLLVDFTFPLLASAVVYLTLVFNGYVREQAQRRRIRSAFGQYLSPALVEQLAQAPERLVLGGEEREMTVMFSDVRGFTTISESYRHDPQGLTSLMNRLLTPLTDAILARKGTIDKYMGDAIMAFWNAPIDDAEHAVNACEAALDMLDKVDELNKERAKEATEQGRPFMPLNVGVGLNTGLCVVGNMGSSLRFDYSVLGDSVNLASRLESQSATYGVPIIVGSKTALAAKDKLAILEMDLVTVKGKQEPEVIYAILGRADLAHSERFQKLRNLTIDMIWRYRSRDWEGALNAAEKARALDDGRRLTTLFDLYAGRIEAFRTTPPSPDWNGVFAMTMK